One window of the Methylocystis parvus OBBP genome contains the following:
- a CDS encoding 2Fe-2S iron-sulfur cluster-binding protein has translation MFRRLPFGEGKSRAPAGGCATCKGECTDGDYELFDVKVQALPPEEEEAGMVLLCRAFPRSDLHTCRLHLRPDFFRGDPDKLARRDQVLRQGLVERRVARRADAHRRRRTDRRPWRYEAEALFPQLRLARESGAVS, from the coding sequence ATTTTCCGACGGCTTCCGTTCGGCGAAGGAAAGAGTAGGGCGCCGGCGGGAGGCTGCGCGACCTGCAAGGGCGAATGCACGGACGGCGACTATGAGCTCTTCGACGTCAAGGTGCAGGCTCTGCCGCCGGAGGAGGAGGAAGCTGGCATGGTTCTACTCTGCCGCGCCTTCCCACGCAGCGACTTACACACTTGTCGCTTACACCTACGACCGGATTTCTTTCGAGGCGATCCAGATAAACTCGCTCGGCGAGATCAAGTCCTGCGACAAGGTCTCGTCGAACGCCGTGTGGCTCGTCGTGCAGACGCTCACCGCCGACGGCGGACAGATAGAAGACCGTGGCGCTATGAAGCCGAAGCCTTATTTCCGCAATTGCGTTTGGCGCGGGAGAGTGGCGCCGTGAGTTGA